From the genome of Thermococcus chitonophagus, one region includes:
- a CDS encoding adenylate kinase translates to MPFVVIITGIPGVGKSTITRLALQRTRAKFRLVNFGDLMFEEAVRAGLVKHRDEMRKLPLPVQRELQKKVAETIVEMAKKEPILIDTHATIKTPHGYLLGLPYDVIRTLNPNFIVIIEATPAEILGRRLRDLKRDRDVETEEQIQRHQDLNRAAAIAYAMHSNALIKIIENHEDKGLEEAVNELVKILDLAVEEYA, encoded by the coding sequence GTAAGAGCACGATCACTAGGCTTGCACTTCAAAGGACGAGAGCAAAGTTTAGGCTTGTTAATTTTGGTGACTTAATGTTTGAGGAGGCCGTTAGAGCTGGTCTTGTAAAGCACAGGGATGAAATGAGAAAACTCCCCCTCCCCGTTCAGAGGGAACTTCAAAAGAAAGTAGCAGAAACGATAGTTGAAATGGCTAAAAAGGAGCCTATATTGATAGATACTCATGCAACGATAAAAACTCCTCATGGGTACCTTTTAGGTCTTCCCTATGATGTAATAAGAACTCTTAATCCAAATTTTATCGTGATAATAGAAGCAACTCCGGCGGAGATACTAGGAAGGAGACTTAGAGATCTAAAGAGGGATAGAGATGTGGAAACTGAGGAACAAATACAAAGGCATCAAGATTTAAATAGGGCTGCAGCAATAGCCTATGCAATGCATTCAAATGCCTTGATAAAGATAATAGAGAACCATGAGGATAAGGGTCTTGAGGAAGCTGTTAATGAGCTTGTAAAAATACTGGACCTGGCGGTGGAGGAGTATGCTTGA
- a CDS encoding EMC3/TMCO1 family protein: MLEGIYLALDELFGPLLRSAHPMWVVTVSGAILGAFFVFLNYIFVDQEKMKKLQKMAKEIQEEFKKARESGDEKKLRKVQQKQLELLKLQNELMKDAFFKPMLISWPLMIIFWGWLRRWYMEVAIVKYPFNFFLFDIFHKMYHSALKPDELGYFGWYFLTSYVVGSVLRKILDMA; the protein is encoded by the coding sequence ATGCTTGAGGGTATATACCTTGCATTAGACGAGTTATTTGGCCCCCTTTTGAGGTCTGCCCATCCTATGTGGGTTGTTACGGTTTCAGGTGCAATACTAGGTGCATTCTTCGTGTTCCTAAACTACATCTTCGTTGATCAGGAAAAGATGAAAAAGTTGCAGAAGATGGCGAAGGAAATTCAAGAGGAGTTCAAGAAGGCAAGAGAATCTGGGGATGAGAAAAAGCTAAGGAAGGTTCAGCAGAAACAACTAGAACTTCTAAAGCTCCAAAACGAGCTCATGAAAGATGCTTTCTTCAAGCCAATGCTTATCAGTTGGCCTTTAATGATAATCTTCTGGGGCTGGCTGAGGAGATGGTACATGGAGGTTGCGATAGTTAAGTATCCGTTTAACTTCTTCCTATTTGACATCTTCCATAAGATGTATCACTCCGCACTAAAGCCTGATGAACTTGGCTACTTCGGCTGGTATTTCCTCACCAGCTATGTTGTTGGTTCGGTGCTGAGAAAAATATTGGATATGGCTTAA
- a CDS encoding NAD(P)/FAD-dependent oxidoreductase, translating into MIGIIGGGIIGVATAYELAKLGEEVVVFEKKYLGSGSTFRCASGIRAQFTDEANIKLMKYSIDRWNELSDELGHDVMFQQTGYLFLATSEEEVEAFKNNIKLQNKFGVPTKLITPEEAKEIVPPLNADAFLAGAWNPEDGKASPFHTLYAYRKAGERLGVKFYEYTKVIGIEEGWKIKTTRGEFKVDIIVNATNAWAREINAMIGKDVVPIKPFKHQLVKTEPIERGQIEPLVCPPAWNDSYVIQDGEDGGVICGTALEYESSPDDVTPTYEFAKEVLRWAVKIVPALRHVHIVRQWAGHYARTLDNNPAIGKLTENFYVAIGFSGHGFMMAPAVAQALAEKIVKGRTKVPLDWDWFDPWRFERGELRSSAFQIG; encoded by the coding sequence ATGATTGGAATAATCGGAGGAGGAATAATAGGAGTTGCTACAGCTTACGAGCTTGCAAAGCTTGGCGAGGAAGTTGTTGTGTTTGAGAAGAAGTATCTCGGCTCGGGCTCAACATTCAGGTGTGCAAGCGGAATTAGGGCCCAGTTCACGGATGAGGCTAATATAAAGCTGATGAAGTATTCAATAGACAGGTGGAATGAGCTGAGTGATGAGCTGGGTCATGACGTGATGTTCCAGCAGACCGGTTATCTATTCTTAGCAACCAGCGAGGAGGAAGTCGAGGCATTTAAGAACAACATAAAGCTCCAGAACAAGTTCGGAGTGCCCACTAAGCTGATAACCCCTGAAGAAGCTAAGGAGATAGTTCCGCCCTTAAATGCAGATGCCTTCCTTGCAGGGGCGTGGAATCCTGAGGATGGTAAGGCAAGCCCATTTCACACTCTTTATGCATACAGAAAGGCTGGAGAGAGGCTTGGAGTTAAGTTCTACGAGTATACAAAGGTTATTGGCATAGAGGAAGGATGGAAAATAAAGACCACGAGGGGAGAGTTCAAGGTGGATATTATAGTAAATGCAACAAACGCATGGGCAAGGGAAATTAATGCCATGATAGGGAAGGACGTTGTTCCAATAAAGCCCTTTAAGCATCAGCTTGTGAAGACAGAGCCAATAGAGAGGGGTCAAATAGAACCCCTCGTCTGCCCTCCGGCATGGAACGATAGTTATGTAATTCAAGATGGAGAAGATGGAGGAGTTATATGCGGAACGGCCCTTGAGTACGAATCTTCACCAGACGATGTAACGCCAACCTACGAATTCGCTAAGGAGGTTTTAAGGTGGGCAGTTAAGATAGTTCCAGCCTTGAGGCATGTTCACATTGTGAGACAGTGGGCGGGGCACTACGCAAGAACCCTCGACAACAATCCCGCTATTGGAAAATTAACCGAGAATTTCTACGTGGCTATAGGATTCTCAGGACACGGATTCATGATGGCCCCAGCGGTTGCTCAAGCATTGGCTGAGAAGATAGTAAAGGGAAGAACAAAAGTGCCACTAGACTGGGATTGGTTCGATCCATGGAGATTTGAGCGGGGAGAGCTGAGGAGCTCAGCCTTCCAGATTGGTTAA
- a CDS encoding (2Fe-2S)-binding protein, with translation MRIVCRCNDVTVEEIEKLIDEGVTDLEELRRLLRIGMGPCQGRTCIPIVISILARKTGRRPEEIPLPNARFPVRPVKIEALVEGEK, from the coding sequence ATGAGAATAGTCTGCAGGTGCAATGATGTAACAGTTGAAGAAATTGAAAAGCTGATAGATGAGGGAGTTACCGACCTTGAAGAGCTCAGGAGACTCCTGAGAATAGGTATGGGGCCCTGCCAAGGCAGAACATGTATTCCAATAGTTATCTCGATTCTAGCTAGAAAAACCGGAAGAAGGCCAGAAGAGATACCATTACCTAACGCGAGGTTTCCGGTTAGGCCTGTAAAGATTGAGGCCCTCGTGGAGGGAGAGAAATGA
- a CDS encoding 4Fe-4S dicluster domain-containing protein, with protein sequence MSEIPNYLRFGYITPEELFSIIPKPSEDRLRKRPVAVPECPQQIPCTPCKEICPTNAVIMEHPNDIPKVDYEKCIGCSLCVQVCPGLAFFMIHYVGDRARITMPHELLPLPKPGEEVVLLDRVGEKVGKGKVVSVVPREKARGDTPIITVEVPIELAWDVRAVKVVRE encoded by the coding sequence ATGAGCGAGATTCCAAATTATTTAAGGTTCGGGTATATAACTCCCGAAGAGCTATTCTCAATAATTCCAAAACCGAGCGAAGATAGGCTTAGGAAAAGGCCCGTTGCCGTTCCAGAGTGCCCTCAACAGATACCATGCACCCCATGCAAGGAGATATGCCCAACCAACGCCGTAATAATGGAGCATCCGAACGACATCCCCAAAGTAGACTATGAAAAGTGCATAGGTTGCTCACTCTGCGTTCAGGTCTGCCCTGGGCTGGCATTCTTCATGATCCACTACGTAGGAGACAGGGCAAGGATAACCATGCCACACGAGCTTCTCCCACTTCCAAAGCCCGGCGAAGAAGTAGTTCTTCTGGATAGGGTTGGAGAGAAAGTTGGAAAAGGGAAAGTAGTTTCGGTAGTCCCCAGGGAGAAGGCAAGAGGAGATACTCCAATAATAACGGTTGAGGTGCCGATAGAGCTTGCCTGGGATGTAAGGGCAGTTAAGGTGGTGAGAGAATGA